A genome region from Heliangelus exortis chromosome 12, bHelExo1.hap1, whole genome shotgun sequence includes the following:
- the STIMATE gene encoding store-operated calcium entry regulator STIMATE, with protein MGALPPNGSLGLTDSPPRPGGEASAGPGDRGCENGALMDSFGIFLQGLLGVVAFSTLMLKRFREPKHERRPWRIWFLDTSKQAIGMLFIHFANVYLSDLTEEDPCSLYLINFLLDATLGMLLIYIGIRAVSSIVEWQQWESLRFGEYGDPLQCSAWMGQCALYIMIMTFEKTIIIIVLLIPQWKEVALLNPIENPQLELAIVMLIVPFFVNAFMFWVVDNFLMKKGKTKAKLEEKEAGQDSRNGSKVRYRRAASHEESESEILISADDEMEESDTEEDLRRLTNLKPIKKKKHRFGLPV; from the exons ATGGGGGCACTGCCGCCCAACGGCAGCCTCGGCCTCACCGACAGCCCCCCGCGGCCCGGCGGGGAGGCGTCGGCGGGGCCGGGAGACCGCGGCTGCGAGAACGGGGCCCTCATGGACAGCTTCGGCATCTTCCTGCAGGGGCTCCTGGGCGTCGTGGCCTTCAGCACCCTTATGC taaaaCGCTTCAGAGAACCAAAGCATGAAAGACGTCCCTGGAGGATATG GTTTTTAGATACTTCCAAGCAAGCCATAGGGATGTTGTTCATCCACTTCGCAAATGTCTATTTATCAGACCTTACAGAAGAAGACCCTTGTTCACT gtatCTTATCAACTTCTTGTTAGATGCCACCTTAGGAATGCTGTTAATCTACATTGGTATTCGTGCAGTCAGCAGCATCGTGGAGTGGCAGCAGTGGGAGTCCCTTCGCTTTGGTGAATATG GTGACCCACTGCAGTGCAGTGCTTGGATGGGCCAGTGTGCTCTGTACATAATGATTATGACATTTGAGAAAACCATAATCATTATAGTGCTGCTTATACCTCAGTGGAAGGAG gTAGCTTTATTGAATCCTATAGAGAACCCCCAGTTGGAGCTGGCTATCGTCATGCTGATAGTTCCCTTCTTTGTTAAT GCATTCATGTTCTGGGTAGTAGATAATTTTCTTatgaagaaagggaagacaaaagctaaactggaagaaaaggaagcaggacaAGATTCAAGAAATGGAAGTAAAGTCCGCTACAGGAGGGCAGCATCACATGAAGAGTCAGAGTCAGAA atccttATTTCAGCAGATGATGAGATGGAGGAATCAGACACTGAGGAGGACCTGCGTAGACTGACCAACTTGAAGCCcattaagaaaaagaagcatcGTTTTGGTCTGCCTGTATGA